The following are encoded in a window of Brevibacillus ruminantium genomic DNA:
- a CDS encoding dynamin family protein, producing MNQLKEKLTSAAEHLLQVSKEIQSVPGMQAQAQAMQERAERLQANRFTVALFGAFSAGKSSFANALMGDLVLPVSPNPTTAAINKIMPPTDTQPHGTVRVVLKSRESVEQDVIRSLAVFGLAASTLEEALSALGKIDISAIPPTAKPHYTFLKAVTKGLGEMSAHLGGELIVDMKAFKGFVAKEEKACFAEYIELFYACPLTDQGIVLVDTPGADSINARHTGVAFEYMKNADAVLFVTYYNHAFSQADHEFLLQMGRVKDTFDMDKMFFLVNAADLAASEEELAGVITHVEKNLLSCGIRHPRIYPVSSQTALLARMHEAGKLNASAEKLYRQRTGTEEGAPLAPAEDAFRLSGMALFEQEFLRFTLEELTQIAVNAAMGEIRRAHSTLSEIIRMAQADETERDARRQAAAQAREAALAAVEALSIASAERDLQKEREELVYYVKQRLFFRFTELVNVAFNPAVLIEDGRNIKQALQGCLADLLRSICYDLAQELRATTLRLEKFLHKQGKELVQQWQQDVQKYATGLTLAPYQPRQVDTLSFADELPLAPNALQPSLAHFRNTKDFFEQDGKAKLREDLEKRLQDPVSAYLQTGSAELGEQFSSLLSEIVAEERSRVADQVEAYFTGIFAALDLDLDLDELSSKLGRIEAHTGTEESK from the coding sequence ATGAATCAACTGAAAGAGAAACTGACTTCCGCAGCGGAACACCTGCTGCAGGTGAGCAAAGAGATTCAGTCTGTACCCGGGATGCAAGCCCAGGCCCAGGCGATGCAGGAGCGGGCTGAGCGGCTGCAAGCCAACCGCTTTACCGTGGCGCTGTTTGGCGCCTTCAGTGCCGGAAAATCTTCGTTCGCCAACGCCTTGATGGGTGACTTGGTCCTGCCGGTGTCACCCAATCCGACGACGGCGGCGATCAATAAAATCATGCCTCCGACCGATACACAACCGCATGGCACGGTTCGCGTCGTGTTGAAGTCACGTGAGTCTGTCGAGCAGGATGTCATTCGTTCATTGGCCGTATTTGGACTTGCGGCCAGCACGCTGGAAGAGGCGCTGAGCGCGCTTGGAAAAATCGATATTTCTGCCATCCCACCGACCGCCAAGCCGCACTACACCTTTTTGAAAGCGGTCACCAAAGGTCTCGGCGAGATGTCCGCTCATCTGGGCGGTGAGCTGATCGTCGACATGAAGGCGTTCAAAGGCTTTGTAGCCAAGGAAGAAAAAGCATGCTTTGCCGAATACATCGAACTGTTTTACGCTTGTCCGCTGACGGATCAGGGGATCGTGCTGGTGGATACGCCAGGAGCGGACTCGATCAACGCCCGCCATACCGGCGTTGCTTTCGAGTATATGAAAAATGCTGATGCGGTGCTGTTCGTCACCTACTACAACCACGCCTTCTCCCAGGCCGATCACGAGTTTTTGCTGCAAATGGGACGCGTGAAGGATACCTTTGACATGGATAAAATGTTCTTCCTCGTCAACGCAGCTGATCTAGCCGCTTCTGAGGAAGAGCTGGCCGGAGTTATCACCCACGTCGAAAAAAATCTGCTCTCCTGCGGGATTCGTCATCCGCGGATTTATCCGGTCTCCAGCCAAACGGCCTTGCTGGCCCGCATGCACGAGGCTGGGAAGCTGAACGCATCGGCTGAAAAATTGTACCGCCAACGAACAGGGACAGAGGAAGGAGCACCGCTGGCACCTGCCGAAGACGCATTCCGCTTGTCCGGGATGGCTTTGTTCGAGCAGGAATTCCTTCGTTTTACCCTGGAGGAGCTGACCCAAATCGCGGTCAACGCGGCGATGGGGGAAATCCGCCGGGCACACAGCACCCTGTCTGAAATCATTCGCATGGCGCAGGCTGATGAAACCGAACGGGATGCCCGCAGACAAGCTGCCGCACAGGCACGTGAAGCCGCTTTGGCAGCCGTAGAAGCCTTGTCGATCGCTTCTGCGGAGCGCGACCTGCAGAAGGAGCGGGAAGAGCTGGTGTATTACGTAAAGCAGCGCCTGTTTTTCCGCTTTACAGAATTGGTCAACGTGGCCTTTAACCCGGCTGTATTGATCGAAGATGGGCGCAACATCAAGCAAGCGCTCCAGGGATGTCTCGCCGACTTGCTGCGGTCCATTTGCTATGATCTGGCACAGGAGCTGCGCGCGACGACCCTGCGATTGGAGAAATTTTTGCACAAGCAAGGTAAAGAACTGGTTCAACAGTGGCAGCAGGACGTACAGAAATACGCCACGGGCTTGACGCTGGCCCCTTATCAGCCGCGTCAGGTGGACACGCTGTCCTTTGCGGATGAGCTTCCCTTGGCACCGAATGCGCTACAGCCATCACTCGCTCACTTCCGCAACACGAAAGACTTTTTTGAGCAGGATGGCAAAGCCAAGCTGCGCGAAGATCTGGAAAAACGGCTGCAGGACCCTGTTTCTGCCTATCTCCAAACGGGAAGCGCGGAGCTGGGTGAACAGTTTTCTTCGCTGCTGTCTGAGATTGTAGCCGAGGAGCGGAGCCGTGTCGCTGATCAGGTAGAGGCCTATTTCACCGGTATTTTTGCAGCCCTCGATCTGGACTTGGATCTCGATGAGCTCAGCAGCAAACTGGGACGAATCGAAGCGCATACCGGCACGGAAGAAAGCAAATAG
- a CDS encoding GNAT family N-acetyltransferase — MDVALRGQKVLLRDMREEDLDTLYYWMYEAEDREHLNWNGPYKPLDPLTKEEFRQLPRYQEELSVVGTTLPRHSLIIEIDGEIKGSVGRYWISEVTNWFEIGIVIYDSRYWSNGYGSEAFQMWIDYLFTHMDTVRLGIGTWSGNERMIKLALRCGMMEEARVRKARIVRGEYYDAIKMGILREEWEARKNAQD, encoded by the coding sequence ATGGACGTTGCACTTCGTGGACAAAAGGTACTGCTGCGGGATATGCGTGAAGAGGATTTGGATACCTTGTATTATTGGATGTATGAAGCAGAGGATCGCGAGCATCTCAACTGGAACGGACCCTACAAGCCACTCGACCCTTTGACAAAAGAAGAATTCCGCCAGCTTCCCCGGTACCAGGAGGAGCTTTCGGTGGTAGGGACAACGCTTCCTCGGCATAGCCTGATCATTGAAATCGACGGAGAGATAAAAGGCTCGGTAGGACGCTACTGGATCTCAGAGGTGACCAACTGGTTTGAGATCGGTATTGTCATCTACGATTCCCGCTACTGGTCCAACGGCTACGGCAGCGAAGCCTTCCAGATGTGGATCGACTATCTTTTCACCCATATGGACACTGTACGGCTCGGGATTGGCACCTGGTCGGGCAACGAGCGGATGATCAAGCTGGCGCTGCGCTGCGGGATGATGGAAGAAGCGCGTGTGCGAAAAGCGCGGATTGTCCGCGGAGAGTATTACGATGCGATCAAGATGGGGATTCTGCGAGAGGAATGGGAAGCACGAAAAAACGCTCAGGACTAA
- the pdxR gene encoding MocR-like pyridoxine biosynthesis transcription factor PdxR, producing the protein MNITPILDGQSESPLYQQLYGILSRDIVSGQIPAGSRLPSIRQMAALAGVSRITVEAAYQQLVAEGFLISRERSGFFAAEMEEWMDSKDTNSTKEIDLPVPIKRNKGEHLSSRYNFHGSVVDTSHFPYALWRSCLLDAMDRFANDFAFYGDDQGEWELRVELARYLRRARTLSCEPEQIIVGTGLQQALSFLCLMLRDSHAIAAVEDPGYADARVVFQHHGYQIAPIPLEEDGLSIEALEKSQARLVYLTPAHQYPHGMVMPVSKRIRLLQWARKTGGIIIENDYDGEFRYNAKPTPSLQGMDQEGSVVYIGNFSKAFSPAVRMDYLVLPPALFKCYLESFQAYPSPVPRLQQRAMQLFMEKGYWEKHIRKMRTLYQKKHTLLLGAIKRHMPPEAVVLGHSAGLHILLEIQTKLTEQELMEAARKQDVRVYPTSRSWFSTRPPLYPRMIIGFGGMQLEDIEEGIKRLASAWFPKIAETTGKSS; encoded by the coding sequence ATGAATATCACACCGATTCTCGATGGACAAAGCGAATCGCCGCTCTATCAGCAGTTGTATGGGATTCTCAGCCGGGACATCGTCTCCGGTCAAATCCCGGCGGGCAGCAGGCTTCCTTCGATCCGTCAAATGGCGGCATTGGCCGGGGTGAGCCGAATTACCGTGGAGGCTGCCTATCAACAGCTCGTAGCAGAAGGGTTCCTCATCAGCAGAGAGCGAAGCGGTTTTTTTGCTGCCGAGATGGAAGAGTGGATGGATTCAAAAGATACGAACTCGACAAAGGAAATCGATCTCCCTGTGCCGATTAAGCGAAACAAGGGCGAGCATCTTTCCAGTCGTTACAATTTTCACGGTTCTGTGGTCGATACGAGCCATTTTCCCTATGCTCTCTGGCGTTCCTGTTTGCTAGACGCCATGGATAGATTCGCGAATGATTTCGCCTTTTACGGCGATGATCAAGGGGAGTGGGAGCTGCGGGTGGAGCTGGCGCGCTACCTTCGCAGGGCGCGAACGCTTTCCTGTGAACCAGAACAAATCATCGTCGGGACCGGATTACAACAGGCGTTGAGCTTCCTTTGTCTGATGCTGCGGGATTCACATGCCATCGCAGCGGTGGAAGACCCGGGATATGCAGATGCCAGAGTGGTATTTCAGCATCACGGCTACCAGATCGCGCCCATCCCGCTGGAAGAAGACGGCCTGTCGATTGAAGCCTTGGAAAAAAGCCAGGCACGACTCGTCTACCTGACTCCCGCACACCAGTATCCGCACGGCATGGTCATGCCCGTTTCCAAGCGTATCCGGCTTTTGCAATGGGCCCGAAAAACAGGCGGGATCATCATCGAAAATGATTACGACGGCGAGTTTCGGTACAACGCAAAGCCGACGCCCTCCCTGCAGGGAATGGATCAGGAGGGCTCGGTCGTCTACATCGGCAACTTTTCCAAAGCCTTTTCTCCAGCGGTACGCATGGATTATCTTGTGCTTCCCCCTGCGCTTTTCAAGTGCTATCTGGAATCATTTCAAGCTTATCCCTCCCCGGTTCCCAGACTGCAGCAGAGGGCCATGCAGCTGTTTATGGAGAAGGGCTACTGGGAGAAGCATATCCGCAAGATGCGCACCCTCTATCAGAAAAAACATACCCTGCTATTGGGTGCAATCAAAAGGCATATGCCTCCAGAGGCAGTTGTGTTGGGGCATTCAGCCGGCCTGCATATTCTCCTGGAGATTCAGACAAAGTTAACGGAGCAGGAGCTGATGGAAGCGGCCCGAAAGCAAGATGTGCGTGTCTATCCGACCTCCCGTAGCTGGTTCTCTACCCGGCCTCCTCTGTATCCGCGCATGATCATCGGGTTTGGGGGAATGCAGCTCGAAGATATCGAAGAGGGGATCAAACGGCTGGCCAGCGCCTGGTTTCCAAAGATAGCAGAAACAACCGGAAAAAGCTCGTAA
- the putP gene encoding sodium/proline symporter PutP gives MNTQLLTSLVIYMLGMLLIGYFAYKRTSTLTDYMLGGRTLGPAVTALSAGASDMSGWLMMGLPGAMFAQGLSASWIAIGLTLGAYANWLYVAPRLRIYTEVANNSITIPAFLENRFGDTSRLLRLVSGLVIMIFFTFYVSSGLVSGGVLFENTFHIPYQTGLWIIALVVVAYTLFGGFLAVSWTDFVQGLIMFIALVLVPLVTLMHVGGFGPAFGEIRSINPALLDIFRGTSVLGIISLFAWGLGYFGQPHIIVRFMAISSVKEIRKARAIGMGWMIFSILGAMFTGLIGIAFYSKQGWTLKDPETVFIELGKILFHPFITGFLLAAILAAIMSTISSQLLVTSSSLTEDVYRTFFRRSASDQEQIFVGRLSVLIVSLIALSLAYTKSDTILALVGYAWAGFGSSFGPLILLSLYWRRMNKWGALAGMLAGAVTVILWTRSDTLKNLLYEMVPGFAVSLLAVVLVSLLTQKPDREIIQQFDRFAKGRE, from the coding sequence ATGAACACGCAGTTACTTACTTCCCTTGTGATTTACATGCTGGGCATGCTGCTTATCGGCTATTTTGCCTATAAACGCACTTCCACGCTAACGGACTACATGCTCGGCGGACGTACACTGGGACCTGCTGTGACCGCACTGAGCGCCGGGGCTTCCGACATGAGCGGCTGGCTCATGATGGGGCTTCCGGGAGCCATGTTTGCACAGGGGCTCAGCGCTTCCTGGATCGCCATCGGGCTCACGCTTGGCGCGTATGCCAACTGGTTGTACGTTGCCCCTCGCCTCCGCATCTATACGGAGGTGGCCAATAATTCGATAACCATCCCGGCCTTTCTGGAAAACCGTTTTGGAGATACCTCCCGCTTGCTACGCCTGGTATCCGGGCTTGTCATCATGATCTTTTTTACCTTTTACGTCTCCTCCGGTCTCGTCTCCGGAGGTGTCCTTTTCGAAAATACCTTTCACATCCCCTATCAGACAGGCCTTTGGATTATCGCTTTGGTGGTAGTCGCCTATACGCTGTTTGGCGGCTTTCTGGCTGTGAGCTGGACGGATTTTGTACAGGGTCTGATCATGTTTATTGCCCTGGTGCTCGTGCCACTCGTGACGCTCATGCATGTCGGGGGATTCGGTCCGGCCTTCGGTGAAATCCGCTCGATCAATCCGGCCTTGCTGGATATTTTCAGAGGTACGAGCGTGCTCGGAATCATCTCTTTGTTCGCCTGGGGACTGGGCTATTTTGGACAACCTCATATCATCGTCCGCTTTATGGCTATCTCCTCCGTGAAAGAAATCAGAAAGGCTCGGGCCATCGGAATGGGCTGGATGATCTTTTCCATTCTGGGCGCCATGTTCACTGGACTGATCGGTATCGCCTTCTACTCCAAACAGGGGTGGACGCTAAAAGACCCGGAGACGGTCTTTATCGAGCTGGGGAAAATTCTCTTTCACCCCTTCATCACAGGATTTCTCCTGGCGGCGATCCTGGCAGCGATTATGAGTACCATCTCCTCCCAGCTCCTGGTCACCTCTAGTTCGCTGACCGAAGATGTGTACAGAACGTTTTTCCGGCGATCGGCTTCCGATCAGGAGCAGATTTTTGTCGGGCGGCTTTCTGTCCTGATCGTCTCGCTCATCGCCCTGTCACTTGCCTATACCAAAAGCGATACCATCCTGGCTCTCGTCGGCTATGCCTGGGCCGGCTTCGGCTCTTCCTTTGGACCGCTGATTCTGCTCAGCCTCTACTGGCGCCGAATGAATAAATGGGGCGCCTTGGCTGGAATGCTGGCGGGAGCCGTCACTGTCATTCTCTGGACCCGGTCCGATACGCTGAAAAATCTTCTGTATGAAATGGTTCCCGGCTTTGCTGTCAGTCTTCTCGCCGTCGTGCTGGTCAGTCTGCTGACGCAAAAACCTGACCGGGAAATCATCCAGCAGTTCGACCGTTTTGCAAAAGGCAGAGAATAA
- a CDS encoding GNAT family N-acetyltransferase — translation MIRSFQKEDASYIIDSHYEIYNREYQYDLSFRAFIERSISEFMQRSDYSKEHIWILERDGQPRGAVGITKVDEQVAQLRLFLVDPKVRGNGYGSKLIWQAIDFCKKASYQTVILWTNTDLKEARRLYEKHGFRLKETKTQTLSGQELIEERWELSLLPGRNHP, via the coding sequence ATGATACGTTCCTTTCAAAAAGAAGATGCCTCTTACATCATTGATTCCCACTACGAAATCTATAACAGGGAGTACCAGTACGATTTGTCCTTTCGAGCTTTTATCGAGCGCAGCATTTCCGAATTCATGCAGCGCTCAGACTATTCCAAAGAGCACATCTGGATTTTGGAGAGGGATGGTCAGCCCAGGGGGGCTGTCGGGATTACCAAAGTGGATGAACAGGTCGCACAGCTTCGCTTATTTCTCGTCGATCCGAAAGTCAGAGGAAACGGCTATGGAAGCAAGCTGATTTGGCAAGCTATCGATTTTTGCAAAAAGGCAAGCTATCAAACCGTGATTCTCTGGACCAACACCGATTTGAAAGAGGCCAGACGGCTGTACGAAAAACATGGCTTCAGGCTAAAGGAGACCAAGACGCAAACGTTATCCGGTCAAGAGCTGATAGAAGAGCGCTGGGAATTATCACTGCTTCCAGGACGGAATCATCCCTGA
- a CDS encoding cold shock domain-containing protein — protein sequence MQGKVKWFSKEKGYGFIERDGGPDVFVHFSAINGSGYRNLEEGEMVTFDIVNGQRGFQAANVTRLTNG from the coding sequence ATGCAAGGGAAAGTGAAATGGTTCAGCAAGGAAAAAGGGTACGGATTTATCGAGCGGGATGGAGGACCGGATGTATTTGTACATTTCTCCGCCATCAACGGAAGCGGCTACCGCAATCTGGAAGAAGGCGAGATGGTTACATTTGACATCGTAAACGGGCAGCGGGGTTTTCAAGCTGCCAATGTCACCCGTCTGACCAACGGATAA
- a CDS encoding thymidylate synthase, whose product MKQYLDLCRRIMAEGVTKHDRTGTGTISVFGHQMRFDLSEGFPLVTTKKLHTKSIIHELLWFLKGDTNVRYLQENGVRIWNEWADENGELGPVYGKQWRSFAGPDGVAVDQIQWVVDEIKRNPDSRRLIVSAWHPAELHKMALPPCHLLFQFYVAEGKLSCQLYQRSADTFLGVPFNIASYALLTQMVAHVTGLAPGDFVHTIGDAHLYLNHLEQVKEQLTREPKPLPQLKLNPAVQSIFDFTFDDIEIVNYEAHPHIKGEVSV is encoded by the coding sequence ATGAAGCAATACTTGGATCTGTGCCGCCGAATTATGGCGGAAGGTGTGACAAAGCATGATCGTACGGGTACCGGGACGATTAGTGTATTTGGTCATCAGATGAGATTTGACCTGAGTGAGGGGTTCCCGCTGGTCACGACGAAAAAGCTGCATACGAAATCAATCATCCACGAATTGCTGTGGTTTTTAAAAGGCGATACCAACGTGCGTTATCTGCAAGAGAACGGCGTTCGCATCTGGAATGAGTGGGCTGATGAAAATGGCGAGCTGGGTCCTGTGTATGGAAAGCAGTGGCGCTCGTTTGCCGGGCCGGATGGGGTGGCCGTCGATCAGATTCAGTGGGTCGTCGATGAGATCAAGCGCAATCCCGATTCTCGCCGCCTGATTGTGAGTGCCTGGCATCCGGCTGAGCTGCATAAAATGGCGTTGCCTCCTTGTCATCTTCTATTTCAGTTTTACGTGGCTGAAGGAAAGCTCTCTTGCCAGCTGTATCAGCGGAGTGCGGACACATTCTTGGGCGTGCCGTTCAACATTGCCAGCTACGCATTGTTGACGCAGATGGTAGCCCACGTCACGGGACTTGCGCCAGGGGATTTTGTCCATACGATCGGGGATGCTCATCTCTACCTCAATCACCTCGAGCAGGTAAAGGAGCAATTGACACGTGAACCAAAACCGCTGCCGCAACTGAAGCTCAATCCTGCTGTACAGTCCATTTTTGATTTCACCTTTGATGATATCGAGATCGTCAACTACGAGGCACATCCGCACATCAAAGGGGAGGTGTCCGTATGA
- a CDS encoding dihydrofolate reductase — protein MISLLVAHTRNRVIGKDGVMPWHLPNDLKHVKELTTGKTIVMGRKTFESIGRPLPNRRNVVLTRSRDFAPEGVEVVHSKEEILALGDIIIFGGAELYRQFLEEADRLYITEIDIETEGDTFFPEWDPQAFQLVWKKEGMVDEKNPVPHTFALYERKHK, from the coding sequence ATGATCAGCCTGCTCGTCGCGCACACGCGCAACCGGGTGATCGGGAAGGACGGGGTCATGCCTTGGCATCTGCCAAATGATCTGAAGCATGTCAAAGAACTTACGACGGGAAAAACAATTGTGATGGGCCGGAAAACGTTTGAATCGATCGGTCGCCCGCTGCCCAACCGGAGAAATGTGGTACTGACGAGAAGCAGGGATTTTGCTCCGGAGGGAGTGGAGGTCGTTCACTCCAAAGAGGAGATCCTGGCTTTGGGAGATATCATTATCTTCGGCGGCGCTGAATTGTACCGCCAGTTTTTGGAAGAGGCTGATCGCCTCTACATCACGGAGATTGACATCGAAACCGAGGGGGATACGTTTTTTCCCGAGTGGGACCCCCAAGCTTTTCAGCTCGTCTGGAAAAAAGAGGGGATGGTCGACGAGAAAAATCCCGTGCCGCATACGTTTGCCCTCTATGAACGAAAGCATAAATAA
- a CDS encoding YheC/YheD family endospore coat-associated protein, which translates to MDRRIGILTYRGSRGFAEPEFLRRLVKEGKALGVEVYVFSPQDIDLVLQRINGFEPLAERWTCKWREWPDIVIDHYRYYPLKKHKHYLPIRGGNLFTFANNRFANKFRIHQLLQQEPALSQWLPETVGFSQKSFEEMLNRYPILYVKPTNGSGGRSILRVERKGDRFLLYGRPKKMARRQESLSSMGAVMKRVRQWVEREKQGGEQFFLQQGLDLSLLPGRTVDARLLVQKDGGGTWRMTGMGMRVGPVHSSTSNLHSGGHALPAGGFLAERFGTKLAEMIIHQCKELAMTTVEILEKQFGPMMEFGFDLGIDTTGRVWFIEMNPKPGRDIFRKLGQFERYQMAVRRPLEYALYLLKQDLPVEK; encoded by the coding sequence GTGGACAGACGAATCGGGATCTTAACGTACCGGGGAAGCAGAGGGTTTGCAGAGCCGGAATTTTTGCGTCGGCTTGTTAAGGAGGGAAAGGCGCTGGGAGTCGAAGTGTATGTCTTTTCCCCTCAAGATATCGACCTGGTCCTGCAACGGATCAATGGCTTTGAACCTTTGGCGGAAAGATGGACATGTAAGTGGCGGGAGTGGCCCGATATCGTAATTGATCACTACCGTTACTATCCGCTCAAAAAGCATAAACATTACTTGCCGATTCGAGGGGGGAACTTGTTTACTTTTGCAAATAACCGATTCGCCAACAAATTTCGCATTCACCAGTTGCTGCAGCAAGAACCTGCGCTGTCGCAATGGCTGCCAGAAACCGTAGGCTTCAGTCAGAAAAGTTTTGAAGAGATGCTGAATCGATATCCAATCCTGTACGTGAAACCGACCAACGGCTCAGGCGGAAGAAGTATTCTTCGCGTGGAGAGAAAAGGAGACCGCTTCTTACTGTATGGAAGGCCCAAAAAAATGGCACGAAGGCAAGAGAGTCTCTCCAGTATGGGTGCAGTGATGAAGCGGGTCAGACAGTGGGTAGAGCGAGAGAAGCAGGGGGGAGAACAATTTTTTCTGCAACAGGGACTGGATTTAAGCCTGCTGCCAGGTCGGACGGTGGATGCCCGATTACTGGTGCAAAAGGACGGGGGTGGAACATGGCGCATGACCGGAATGGGCATGCGTGTGGGACCTGTTCATTCGTCTACTTCCAATCTGCATAGCGGTGGACACGCGTTGCCAGCAGGGGGCTTTCTGGCTGAACGTTTTGGGACCAAGCTGGCAGAAATGATCATCCATCAATGCAAAGAGCTTGCTATGACTACGGTGGAAATACTCGAAAAACAATTTGGCCCGATGATGGAATTCGGTTTTGATCTTGGCATCGACACTACTGGTCGCGTTTGGTTTATCGAAATGAATCCAAAGCCGGGACGGGATATTTTCCGCAAACTGGGACAGTTCGAGCGCTATCAGATGGCTGTCCGCAGACCTTTGGAATACGCCCTATATCTGCTCAAACAGGATCTTCCCGTGGAGAAATAA
- a CDS encoding alpha/beta hydrolase: MMKSFRLPLEEDLVIRGDFHAREKNPHQPLLLFCHGFKGFKDWGSFPFAADWLAEQGIAVLRFNFSCNGVGESMTEFDELEKFGRNTYARELADLNALTNWLIREDNPFADSFDRHKLFLLGHSKGGGDVILFGAANPLIKGIITWNGVADVNLFDSKLRQAIAENGVGYIPNARTGQQMPITQTVIDDVDQNREAYDLLVKVRDMPQPLCLIQGTKDFDRLVAGAKRLAEAAKNGQLHWIEEGDHTFNTRHPFAGTSPQLEAALKQTAVFVHTECT, encoded by the coding sequence ATGATGAAATCATTTCGATTGCCGCTAGAAGAAGACCTGGTGATACGAGGAGACTTTCACGCACGTGAAAAAAATCCGCACCAGCCGCTGTTGCTGTTTTGTCACGGCTTTAAGGGATTCAAGGATTGGGGCAGCTTTCCCTTCGCGGCTGACTGGCTGGCGGAACAGGGAATTGCTGTTTTGCGGTTTAATTTTTCCTGCAACGGTGTAGGAGAGAGTATGACTGAATTTGATGAACTTGAAAAATTCGGACGGAATACATATGCTCGTGAACTTGCTGACCTGAATGCTTTGACCAACTGGCTCATCCGGGAAGACAATCCGTTTGCGGATTCTTTTGATCGGCATAAGCTGTTTTTGCTTGGACATAGCAAAGGCGGAGGCGATGTGATTCTCTTTGGTGCTGCCAATCCGCTGATCAAAGGAATCATTACCTGGAATGGAGTAGCGGACGTCAACCTGTTTGACAGCAAACTTCGGCAAGCGATCGCAGAAAATGGAGTAGGCTATATTCCAAACGCAAGGACAGGACAGCAGATGCCCATCACCCAGACAGTGATTGACGACGTTGATCAGAACCGGGAGGCATACGATTTGCTAGTCAAAGTGCGCGACATGCCGCAGCCCCTTTGCTTGATACAGGGAACCAAGGATTTTGACAGATTGGTTGCAGGGGCAAAAAGACTGGCCGAAGCGGCAAAAAATGGGCAGCTCCACTGGATTGAGGAGGGAGATCACACCTTTAACACTCGTCATCCTTTTGCCGGAACAAGTCCCCAACTGGAGGCAGCATTGAAACAGACGGCAGTTTTTGTCCATACGGAATGTACATAA